A window from Candidatus Aminicenantes bacterium encodes these proteins:
- a CDS encoding MotA/TolQ/ExbB proton channel family protein, translating into MSWDLVEMWHSMSLIPKAVVITLVLMSVYCFATGIERLIVFGKAKKQSRILLKLISALWQEGKIDDSIKLASDKRFKNSHLAKVLVAGLNELQFQQDSKSAHAEVIESAQRAIERATIKGVQEFKRGLNGLATIGSTGPFVGLFGTVFGIITAFQGMGVSGSGGIGAVAGGIAEALVTTGFGIIVAVVAVWFFNILLNRVDVFTGEMANASSELISHFIKLKTK; encoded by the coding sequence ATGTCATGGGATTTAGTTGAAATGTGGCACAGTATGAGTCTTATTCCAAAGGCGGTCGTTATCACCCTGGTGCTGATGTCGGTGTATTGCTTCGCCACCGGCATTGAGAGGCTCATCGTTTTCGGCAAGGCGAAAAAGCAGTCCAGGATTCTGTTGAAGCTTATTTCCGCGCTCTGGCAGGAAGGAAAAATTGATGATTCTATCAAATTGGCTTCTGATAAAAGATTCAAGAACAGCCACCTTGCCAAGGTTCTGGTTGCCGGCTTGAACGAACTGCAGTTTCAGCAGGACAGCAAGTCTGCTCACGCTGAAGTAATCGAATCCGCCCAAAGGGCCATTGAAAGAGCTACGATCAAAGGCGTTCAGGAATTTAAAAGAGGCTTGAATGGTCTGGCGACCATCGGCTCCACCGGTCCGTTCGTCGGCCTCTTCGGCACGGTGTTCGGAATCATCACCGCCTTCCAGGGCATGGGCGTATCCGGGTCCGGCGGTATCGGCGCTGTCGCGGGCGGCATCGCGGAAGCCCTGGTCACCACCGGCTTCGGCATCATCGTCGCCGTTGTCGCCGTGTGGTTTTTCAACATCCTGCTCAACCGGGTGGACGTCTTTACCGGTGAAATGGCCAATGCTTCTTCAGAACTGATTAGTCATTTTATCAAGCTGAAAACGAAGTAA
- a CDS encoding biopolymer transporter ExbD yields MSVEIGSKSAKSEPNVVPLCDILLVLLIIFMVVTPMISKVANVTLPEAKYVASQPDPGQILTVF; encoded by the coding sequence ATGAGTGTCGAAATTGGCTCTAAATCTGCAAAATCTGAACCCAATGTGGTCCCCCTTTGCGACATTTTGCTGGTGTTGCTGATCATCTTCATGGTCGTGACGCCAATGATTTCAAAAGTAGCCAACGTCACTTTGCCCGAAGCCAAATATGTTGCCAGTCAGCCCGATCCCGGCCAGATACTTACCGTTTTT
- a CDS encoding energy transducer TonB, giving the protein MILPISLLFHALLIASVVVVPLMMADTNLPQVKVTNVFVMAPPPPPPPPPAAAKKRGSGEQKAADSAKKANQNRPIIAGRLVAPIEVPTIIQEEDVGNFAGIEGGVEGGVEGGVEGGVVGGVLGGVEGGQLMDNTQQAIRVASVQRPKKIKEVKPVYPQIALTARIQGVVIIEAMTDIYGRVRQARVISGHPLLNDAALSAIKQWVYEPYILNGIPKPVIFTATVTFTLENQ; this is encoded by the coding sequence ATGATTTTGCCAATTTCTCTCCTTTTTCATGCCTTACTCATCGCATCCGTCGTGGTCGTTCCCCTGATGATGGCCGATACCAATCTTCCTCAGGTTAAAGTGACCAACGTCTTCGTCATGGCTCCGCCTCCGCCTCCGCCGCCGCCTCCGGCCGCGGCCAAGAAACGGGGCAGCGGGGAGCAGAAGGCGGCCGATAGCGCCAAGAAAGCCAATCAAAACCGGCCGATCATCGCCGGCCGCTTGGTGGCTCCGATCGAAGTTCCCACCATCATCCAGGAAGAGGATGTGGGCAATTTCGCCGGCATCGAAGGCGGCGTTGAGGGCGGCGTGGAAGGCGGCGTGGAAGGCGGCGTCGTGGGAGGCGTTCTCGGCGGCGTGGAAGGCGGACAGCTCATGGACAACACCCAGCAGGCCATCCGCGTAGCCAGCGTGCAGAGGCCCAAGAAAATCAAGGAAGTAAAGCCGGTTTATCCGCAGATCGCCTTGACGGCCCGCATCCAGGGCGTGGTCATCATCGAAGCCATGACCGACATCTACGGCCGCGTGCGCCAGGCCCGGGTCATCTCCGGCCACCCGCTGCTCAACGATGCCGCGCTGAGCGCCATCAAGCAGTGGGTCTATGAACCCTACATATTGAACGGCATCCCCAAGCCGGTCATCTTCACAGCCACGGTAACCTTCACCCTGGAAAACCAGTGA
- the secF gene encoding protein translocase subunit SecF, which yields MYLFKEVPNIKFTSKRYYAFALSGLIILAGIYMFFTRGFNMGIDFSGGTLIEASFLKPTSIPQVRSMLSKVSLGDAQITRIGSENKFFIKTMASLKKMNISNETKMEGVEEYELVARQIRNSMLDSAEMDQETAGKIDLNNTAEGEIARFLRDKGLGDEDALASAKIIIDLRKGKNGIITDFSALENAGIKHRVMTVLRDNTFLSKFTFLSVEFVGPQVGKDLRRKAALACVWALIGMLVYIAFRFKFLYGLSGILTLFHDVLVSLSFVLFFRIEMSLQVVAAILTIVGYSINDTIVVFDRLRDNLKIMKKDDLEAILDKSLNQTLSRSIFTSLTVFLTVLSLYLFGGEVIRPFAFTMLVGVIAGSYSTIYQSCAWLKVWEKYFLKRKKS from the coding sequence ATGTATTTATTCAAAGAAGTTCCCAATATCAAATTCACCAGTAAAAGGTATTACGCTTTCGCCCTTTCAGGTTTGATCATCCTGGCCGGCATCTACATGTTCTTCACCCGCGGTTTCAACATGGGCATCGATTTTTCCGGCGGCACCCTGATCGAGGCCAGTTTTCTAAAACCCACTTCCATCCCACAGGTCCGCAGCATGCTGAGCAAGGTCAGCCTGGGCGACGCCCAGATCACGCGCATCGGCAGCGAGAATAAGTTCTTCATCAAAACCATGGCCTCATTGAAAAAGATGAACATCAGCAATGAGACAAAAATGGAAGGCGTCGAGGAATACGAGCTCGTGGCCAGACAGATTCGCAACAGCATGCTGGATAGCGCCGAAATGGATCAGGAGACGGCCGGGAAAATCGACCTGAACAATACGGCCGAAGGCGAGATCGCCCGCTTCCTGCGCGACAAGGGCCTTGGCGATGAGGACGCGCTGGCCAGCGCCAAGATCATCATTGACCTGCGCAAGGGCAAAAACGGCATCATCACCGATTTTTCCGCCCTGGAAAACGCCGGCATCAAGCACCGGGTCATGACCGTTCTGCGCGATAATACATTTTTGAGCAAATTCACCTTTTTAAGCGTGGAGTTCGTTGGCCCGCAGGTGGGCAAGGACCTGCGCCGCAAGGCCGCCCTGGCCTGCGTCTGGGCCCTGATCGGCATGCTGGTCTACATCGCCTTCCGCTTCAAGTTCCTCTATGGGCTCTCCGGCATCCTGACCCTGTTTCACGACGTGCTGGTCTCCCTGTCGTTCGTCCTCTTCTTCCGCATCGAGATGTCGCTGCAGGTCGTCGCCGCCATCCTGACCATCGTCGGTTACTCGATCAACGATACGATCGTGGTCTTCGACCGTTTGCGCGATAACCTCAAGATCATGAAAAAGGACGACCTCGAAGCCATCCTGGACAAGAGCCTGAACCAGACCCTGAGCCGGTCGATCTTCACCTCGTTGACGGTTTTCCTGACCGTCTTGTCCCTTTACCTTTTCGGTGGGGAAGTGATACGGCCTTTCGCCTTCACCATGCTGGTCGGCGTCATCGCCGGGTCGTACTCGACCATCTACCAGTCCTGCGCCTGGCTTAAAGTCTGGGAAAAATATTTCTTAAAAAGAAAAAAAAGTTGA